ATGGGAATGGCGGAAGTATGTTGCCGCAAATGAACAATGCAGGGTATACCAATGCATTGACAGAAAACGCAATATGGGTACAAGGTGAGGAAGATGGTAGATTTGACCAAAGCGATGCCATTTATTTTTACGCAGAAGGCCCACATATTATTACCTATGATGCTGAGAAGAAAGAATTACAACATATTACCAATTGCTACAGCGATACCAGCTACTACTTTCTGACTTTCGGGCAGGAGAGTGGGCTGCGCGTGGAGGAAGCTGCAACTGTGATCGGGAAAAATGTGCCGACGATCAATCAGTATGACGATTACTGGTATCATGAAAAAGACGCAACAAACCTCCTGAAATCCGGAAGGGAATGGTGGGGCGAATATTTGTCAGGGCTAGCTGTCTTTAATCTGGATGTTAACATGCCGGATGTAGTGCCTTCCTCGCGGATAAACGTGCGCACCTCGGCCATTGGCTCAGCGCAGGTACCCACAAAATTTCGCTGGCAGATCAACGGGCAGGCGATCGGAGAAGGCAGCATTGGAACTGTCACTCCCGAAACCTACGACGTCAAAGCCTTGCGCTCAGAAGCTACCTACGCTATCACCGCTCCCGCGACACCGCCAACACTTTTTACCGTTGGGGTAACTTACGACCGAAATGGACAGAATTCAGCGCAATCCTATCTGAACTACATGGGATTGCAGGTGAAAAGGTACTTGCGCGTTTACGATCAGCAGCAGGTTTATTATTTTATACCCCAAAATGCTGACACGCTGCATTATCAGTTCGGTAATGCAATCGAAGGAGCTCACCTTTGGAATATTTCCAATCCTTTGATACCCTCGGTTGTAGTAACCCGGAATACTACCGGGGCTTTCGATTTTACTGCTTCCGGTGGTAAAAAAACAGGCAGGTACATTAGTTTTAAACCTGAACAAGGCTATATACCCGTCTCCTGGCAGCGTATCGATAACCAGAACATTGCAGCTTCTAAAACACCGGACCTGCTGATCGTGACTGCGCCCGCCTGGGAAGCGGAAGCAAAACGACTTGGTGCATTCCGAAGCGAAAATGATGGTCTGGAAACTTTGGTGGTCACCACGGATCATATTTACAATGAGTATGCTTCCGGCAGACCGGACATTACGGCTATCCGCGATTTTACAAGACAACTCTATCAACAGACACCCGGCAAGCTGAAATACCTGTTGCTATTTGGAGATGCGACTTACGACTACAAAAACATCATGCAAAATCAGTCGCCGCAGCAACGCGCGAACTGGGTGCCGGTCTACGAAAGTAAAGAGTCGCTCAATCCGGTGCTGACCTATTCGTCGGAAGACTATTATGGTTTTATGGAAGCTACCGAAGGAGCCTGGGCGGAGTCGGTGGCGGGAGACCATACCGTAGAAATCGGGATTGGTCGCTTACCCGTGAAGTCAGCTGCTGAGGCGAAGGTAGTGGTCGATAAATTGATTCTTTATGCGTCAAGGCAATCTGCGGGAAGCTGGAAAAATCTGGTCCGTTTTGTGGCCGACGACGGAGATGGCGCGGTGCATCAGCAGCACGCCGACCAACTGGCAAAGCTGATACAGCCTTATTTCCTGTCATCCCGGTTGTTTATGGATGAATTCCCTCAAACTACCACCACATTGGGACAAAAAGCACCTGGACTCAATGCGGCGATTCGTGACAACATTAATAAAGGTACCCTGATCCTTAATTATACGGGTCACGGTGGCACGACAGGCTGGGCAGAAGAGCAGATACTCACACTGGCAGATATCCAGGCATCTCGGGGAATGAACAATCTTCCGCTTTTATTTACGGCGACCTGCGATTTTGGGAGATACGACGATCCCGGAATTGTGTCAGGAGCAGAACTTATGGTTTTAAGCCCGCGGGGATCGGCCATCGGGGCAATAAGCACAACGCGTCCGGTCTATTCCAGCACCAACTTTACATTGAGCAAAGCATTCTACGAAAGCCTGATCAAAATAGGTCGCAACGGCAGAATGGGTGATTATTTCAGGGACACTAAAAATAAATCGCTTGTAGGGAGCCTCAACAGAAATTTCACTTTGTTAGGTGACCCATCCATGAAGCTGGGCCTGGCGCAAAGGGCCGTCCGCTGGGCGCAAAAACCGGACACATTACGTGCATTGCAAAAAGTGACACTTAAAGGAGAGGTGTATGAGCCCGTAAGCGGACTGAAAGATCCTGTATTTAATGGCATTGCACGCATTGCGGTTTACGATAAACCAACCGAATTTCAAACGCTTGGTAATGAGGATCCGCCGAAGACCTACTCCGAATTTCGCAGCAAATTGTTTGATGGAAACGTACGGGTAGTAAATGGCCTGTTTACGTGTGAGTTTGTGATGCCGAAAGATATTGATTACAGGATAGGAGTGGGTAGGGTGAATGTTTATGCAGTGGAATCCGATAGTACTATGGATGCAGGCACGCAGCTGGATGTGATTGTGGGCGGCAGCGGGAGCCTGAGCAATGATAAAACGCCGCCTCAGGTGACGGCATTTCTCAATAATGAATCATTTAAAGATGGCGATACCGTTGATCCCTCGTCTTTACTGATCATGCACGTCAGCGACGAGAACGGAATAAATTTATCCAAAGCAGGTATTGGTCACGCCATTACTTTAACATTAAACAATACATTAAACATTACGCTGAATGATTACTTTACAGCCAATCTTGACGATTACCGCTCAGGAGTGATCACGTATCCGTTAGAAAATCTGCCGACCGGTAAATATGTAATTCATCTAAAAGTATGGGACGCATATACTAACTATACAGAAATTGCGTTCGGTTTTCTAGTAGGTAAAACTCGTGGGATTAAACTCAACGCTCTGAATATTTTTCCTAATCCATTCGATAAGAATCTGTCATTTGAACTCAGCCACGATAGAGTAAATGAGGATCTGGAATTAGTTTTAAATATATTTCTTGAAAACGGGAAGCGTTTGGGTACTTTCAACTGGCAATATTATAACAGTGAATCAATTATCAAGGAATCTTTAAATTCCTCACAATTGGGAAACTCGATCCCTGGCAACACTTTACTCGTATATCAGTTGTTGATCAGATCATTAAAAGATAATTCGGTAGACCAGCGATCCGGGAAGCTCATACGTTCTCCTTAGGATAATAAAACTTATCATTTTTTTAGTAATAACTATCTTTCATTGTACTTTTGACCCTTTAAAGAAGCTGATTCAAAGCACTTCCTATCGCAAATCCAATTTCTATGAGACTTTTTTTTGTAGCAGTATCTTCTCTATTTATTTTAACATCAGGCACACTTTCGGCACAAGCTCAGGACAGCGTACGAATCCCAGCAGCACCACTATCTTTTTTAACATTCGCTCCTGATGCCCGGGGCGCTGCAATGGGGGAAGCAGGGGTTGCGTTAAGCCCGGATGCTAACTCTACTTACTGGAATGCTGCCAAGCTTCCTTATAATACAAAAGACTTCGGTATATCAGCTTCTTATACGCCATGGTTGAGAAACCTGGTTGATGATATGTGGATGGGATACCTTACTGCTTACAAAAAGTTAGGCGATAAACAAGCCGTTGCGTTTTCAGTTAATTATATGAATAATGGAGAGCTTGATCTCCGTGATGCGGTAGGTACTCAAATGGGATACTTTAACTCGCGTGAGCTTGCTCTTGCCGGAACGTACTCACGTCAGCTTGGAAAAAACTTTTCAATGGGTCTGACGCTGAAATACATTTCTTCCAACCTTGCGGGAACCTCGGTGATCAATGGTGTTTCAATTGCACCGGCACGTGTTGCGGCGGGTGACATCAGCGCTTACTATAAGAAACAGTTTAAAAACGACGATACAGGCAGCGACTTGACATGGTCGTTGGGAGCGGTACTTTCCAACCTGGGAGGTAAGATCAACTACGGCTCAGGTGCCGAGTTTGAAAACTTTATCCCGACTACCCTGAAAATAGGTACAGGATTATCATTCACAGGCGATGGCCGCAACCGTTTTAACTTCGTAATTGACGCAAGAAAACTAATGGTGCCAACGCCAGACGGTACTAATTATAATCAAAGACCATTGTTGAAAGGTGTGTTTGGATCATTCTCAGATGCTCCGGACGGATTCAGCGAAGAGATACAGGAGATCGGAATTGCTGCTGGTGCTGAGTACTGGTACAACAATATCTTCGCATTACGCGCAGGATATTCAGCCGAGAAT
The genomic region above belongs to Dyadobacter pollutisoli and contains:
- the porU gene encoding type IX secretion system sortase PorU, with amino-acid sequence MIRSVLSCLGILLCSSLQAQKSVLSGGNWYKMAITQTGIHRIDAAFLEKMGIDAATVPPSQIRIYGNGGSMLPQMNNAGYTNALTENAIWVQGEEDGRFDQSDAIYFYAEGPHIITYDAEKKELQHITNCYSDTSYYFLTFGQESGLRVEEAATVIGKNVPTINQYDDYWYHEKDATNLLKSGREWWGEYLSGLAVFNLDVNMPDVVPSSRINVRTSAIGSAQVPTKFRWQINGQAIGEGSIGTVTPETYDVKALRSEATYAITAPATPPTLFTVGVTYDRNGQNSAQSYLNYMGLQVKRYLRVYDQQQVYYFIPQNADTLHYQFGNAIEGAHLWNISNPLIPSVVVTRNTTGAFDFTASGGKKTGRYISFKPEQGYIPVSWQRIDNQNIAASKTPDLLIVTAPAWEAEAKRLGAFRSENDGLETLVVTTDHIYNEYASGRPDITAIRDFTRQLYQQTPGKLKYLLLFGDATYDYKNIMQNQSPQQRANWVPVYESKESLNPVLTYSSEDYYGFMEATEGAWAESVAGDHTVEIGIGRLPVKSAAEAKVVVDKLILYASRQSAGSWKNLVRFVADDGDGAVHQQHADQLAKLIQPYFLSSRLFMDEFPQTTTTLGQKAPGLNAAIRDNINKGTLILNYTGHGGTTGWAEEQILTLADIQASRGMNNLPLLFTATCDFGRYDDPGIVSGAELMVLSPRGSAIGAISTTRPVYSSTNFTLSKAFYESLIKIGRNGRMGDYFRDTKNKSLVGSLNRNFTLLGDPSMKLGLAQRAVRWAQKPDTLRALQKVTLKGEVYEPVSGLKDPVFNGIARIAVYDKPTEFQTLGNEDPPKTYSEFRSKLFDGNVRVVNGLFTCEFVMPKDIDYRIGVGRVNVYAVESDSTMDAGTQLDVIVGGSGSLSNDKTPPQVTAFLNNESFKDGDTVDPSSLLIMHVSDENGINLSKAGIGHAITLTLNNTLNITLNDYFTANLDDYRSGVITYPLENLPTGKYVIHLKVWDAYTNYTEIAFGFLVGKTRGIKLNALNIFPNPFDKNLSFELSHDRVNEDLELVLNIFLENGKRLGTFNWQYYNSESIIKESLNSSQLGNSIPGNTLLVYQLLIRSLKDNSVDQRSGKLIRSP
- the porV gene encoding type IX secretion system outer membrane channel protein PorV, encoding MRLFFVAVSSLFILTSGTLSAQAQDSVRIPAAPLSFLTFAPDARGAAMGEAGVALSPDANSTYWNAAKLPYNTKDFGISASYTPWLRNLVDDMWMGYLTAYKKLGDKQAVAFSVNYMNNGELDLRDAVGTQMGYFNSRELALAGTYSRQLGKNFSMGLTLKYISSNLAGTSVINGVSIAPARVAAGDISAYYKKQFKNDDTGSDLTWSLGAVLSNLGGKINYGSGAEFENFIPTTLKIGTGLSFTGDGRNRFNFVIDARKLMVPTPDGTNYNQRPLLKGVFGSFSDAPDGFSEEIQEIGIAAGAEYWYNNIFALRAGYSAENKNKGNQKFFTAGAGARFMDKYAVDFAYLFPVTQNSPLAQTLRITLSLSLNKAEKLDVSDTEN